Within the Malus sylvestris chromosome 4, drMalSylv7.2, whole genome shotgun sequence genome, the region CCAACTCCAAACACCTCTTGAGCTCCTCACCCATAACAGTCCCCTCCTCATTTGGTGTCACCCTCACTCCTGTCTTCCAACTGTCCTCTATCAACTTGGCATTCGTCCCTTGGTCCATCCACCGAGGAAACGCCACCATAGGCACTCCCGAAACCAAGCTCTCCAAGCTTGAATTCCACCCACAATGTGTCACAAAGCAACCCAACGAAGGACTTGACAGAACCTCCACTTGACCACACCACGGCACTATCCTCCCTAGCTCTTCCAATTCCTCTCTGCAACTCaacatctcttcttcttccttcgccTCATTATCTTCTCCCTTCTTATTGACTTGATCTCTAATAACCCACAAGAACGGACGGCCGCAATCCAACAACCCTTTTGCGATTTCCTCCGTTTGGTCCTTTTCCAACACACAAATGCTTCCGAAGGAAACATAAATCACCGACCCTTCCGGCTTCATGTTCAGCCACTCGAGGTACGAAGAGTCCTTTGATTTTTGGAAAAGATCGCCTCCAAATGACTTATCCAGTGGATCCTTGCTGTCCCAGAAAGCGGACGGAATCAATGGCCCGACTCCAATCAAATTGTACTTGTCAATTGCTTCTAAGGCTTCCGGCTCTAGTGCATCGAACGTGTTCACTAGAATGGTCTGGTTGGTTTCTCTCTCCAGCAGATCCATCTGTTCTTGAAACAATGAGAGGACGAAATTGTACAGATTTGTATCGACCATGAAGGAGGGAAGGTCTCGGCTTGTGAGAGCTAATGGTAAACCTGGTAATTCTATCGAACATGGGACATTGTTCGTACCAGAATTAGTATTATCTAAGATGAGATCTTTGTAGCCGTTAAAATAATAGTAGTGGATGTCGAAAACCGTGGCTGGTTGAATCCAAAACAGCACGTTTGGGAGGTGAAGTTCATGCGCCACTTCTGCCACCCAAGGGAGAAATGATGCGTAGACTAGGCATGTGTAAGGGTGACCCTCGTTTGCACTTGAGACTACAAGGTCGGTGATGGCTTGTGCTCCGCGGCGCCGCAGCTTGGACAAATAGTTGTCGATGCTGTCGCCGGGCTTAAACCCGTCGTCATACCCATCAGAGAAGAGCGCGTAGGTCAATCCATCTGGAATTGAGCCATTGTCTAGGCAGTGACGGGCGGAGAGACTGGTAACGTAGGTGACATGCGCACCAGTAGTGTTGATAAGGCGCTTGACGAGTTGGAGGGAAGGGTTGATCTGGCCTTGAGCCGGATATGTGACAAGTAGAAAGCGGTGCTGCACCATGACGGCGAATGCGATTGCGGAGGTGCGTGGTGGAGCGTGGAGTTGTTGAAATTCTTGTGGGGAGAATATACATTCAAGGTGGGGATTGTGGTGAGAGAGGATGTCAAGGCTTAAATAGAGGGTTGGTGTAGAAATGTGACGATTGTGGTGACGAATTGAAGACCCTGGGGAGACAAAGCCAATATGAGAAGGATACTTGTGATTTGTGGTCTTGTCGATCCATGAATAATATCGTGGTTAATGTTAAAGAGATCATCTACTTAAGAGTAATGAATGCTAAGTAGATCaactttttaaataaaatttgcaaatcataCACCTAGAGCAAATAAACACGATAATCataattaagtaataatccaatcatcaacaatcatgTCTTATGGTTACAAggtttggtttaaaattttgatatctCTAGTATTGCTCTATATTTAAATCATATTGACGACGTGATTATTAATTactgaattattacttaagtattaatTAATGTATGTATTTTCCAGTGTTCTCAAAATCAGCCTaagcggccgcctaggcgctaggcagtGGTGTGCCGCCGTGATTTATGCCAAGGCGTTTATAAAATCGAGTAGAAGTTAgtcggccgcctaggcgctatcTAGGTAGTCTAGGCGGTGGTAGGTGGTGGTCTAGGCGGGTTCGTCGGAGCCTCGGCGGTTATTCGTTTCGCTGCGATCTGTCAAGAAGAGAGAGAGCGCAGTAGAaatcactacaagaaaaatagGCTAAGAACACAAATGACTTGTGCCCTTTGCATTGTCATTCAACACAAATATGTATTTGTGCTTTTTGAATTGCATTGAACACAAAACCATCTCAAATGTGCCCTTTAACAAAAAGAAACATTAATTTGTGTCCATAACAAAGTATAATTGTGCCTATTAAAATTTGAGCACAAAATTTGTGGCACTATTTATAAGTATCAGTcatcataattttttattaatttaaaaacacacgaaaatcaAATTCGTGCCGTTTGATCTGACGACTTTTAAGTATTAATACTGTGATGAAAAACGTGAAACAGAAAGAGATATagtatgggtttttttttttaattataaaaatgatGGCACCTTAAACCCTGAATCGCTTAGGCCGCCTAGTCCGTCTAGAGCGGCTAGCCCCTACCCGATTTTACTCTAATTTTTTATCTAAATCTCATCGGTCCTCCACCGTCAAGCACCTAGGATGGTTTTTAGGACAATGAGTCCTAAGCCGAAAGAAGGGGAACTCACATACGCTTCTCCTAAGCTGATATGAagcgttaaaaaaaaaaaaaaaaaaaaaaaaactgataaaAAGTCCTCAAAACTTCATGTTTAATCTTCaagacaaaataattttataataCCCAAAATGAGCATAAGGAAAACATGACAAAGCAAGTGCTCCAAAGAGACAATTCGAAAAGGCATGCATGCAGCAAGTTCACATGGTCCTCATGAAAACAAATGCTAAAGGATAGAAGATGACAAAGTAAAGACAacaacaaaagaaggaaaaagaacaGCCACAAAGGGAGGGAAAAAAGATAAAGAATCAGAAACAATGACACCTACACTTTCAAAAATTGTAAGACAGATTTAGAAACAGTAACTTTATCGGTCACTTTCAAAAACAGTTATAAATAATTGTATAACTTTTTGAAAAGCATTTTTGTAACTTAGTGGACCAATTTATGTGTATAAGTAAGCCttttttaaaagcatttttgaCACACATCTGAAAACACTCAAGCATAGAGCATCCAAAGCCTTCTCCATGTAACCCTTCATCCTTGTAAACTTGTATCCTTTGTAATCACACTTTGTATATCAATAAaagagcaacaacaacaacaacaacaacaacaacaaagccttttcccactaagtggggtcggctatatgaatcctagaacgccattgtgctcggttttgtgtcatgtcctccgttagatccaagtactctaagtcttttcttagagtctcttccaaagttttcttaggtcttcctctaccccttcggccctgaacctctgtcccgtagtcacatcttcgaatcggagcatcagtaggccttctttgcacatgtccaaatcaccggaaccgattttctctcatctttccttcaatttcgactactcctactttacctcggatatcctcattcccaatcttatcctttctcgtgtgcccacacatcccacgaagcatcctcatctccgctacacccattttgtgtacgtgttgatgcttcaccgcccaacattctgtgccatacaacatcgctggccttattgtcgtcctataaaattttcccttgagcttcagtggcctacgacggtcacacaacacgccgaatacactcttacacttcatccatccagcttgtattctatggttaagatctccatctaattctccgttctcttgcaagatagatcctaggtagcgaaaatggtcgctttttgtgatcttcgctagattgctccggtcattagtgtggataagtatataaatggatagagataggaaagcaaacacaagatgtacgtggttcacccagattggctacgtccacggaatagaggagttctcattaattatgaagggtttacacaagtacataggttcaagctctcctttagtgagtacaaatgatttagtacaaatgacattaggaaatattgtgggagaatgatctcgtaatcacaaaacttctaaatatcggagtgtggtatcgtcttgacttgccttatctgtttcatagatagatgtggcatcttctctggaagtactcttcttccatccaggggtggtatctttaactggtggagatgcacaaggtaatgtatcaatttcacttgaagcttacttgtagtttcaggcttggtcaagcgcgatacaaaccatgtagtaggagtcccccaagtcgccgagctaggggatctgctgaaagaggtgacagacaaggtaagcaatcagagctccggctgattgttcacattctccctatcttgcaggcagcatgaaggataaagagaagaaaaatgagaagagatgatatgggatacttttgcttttgaagaagtaactttccacaggcttattcttgaactgagctggagggttttctagtttcctccagaatataaggccgactgaagaatttgagggtcaaaacaagtccatcaaatctagagtacgttcgaccctgctgatatgggatacttttgcttttgacagagtagtggatgtatcggcacgtgtgctgttacacttgtctccacatgcttccttgtatccttctcacttgccctatctgctcctcaggcagatgtggtatcttccctggaagcataagatgttgaagatgagtactcgagagcaatgccaggtaagtaatcaggtaaggggttccaggcagtcaattcctggttggaagcttgattccaagtgctgactgattgatctatttctccttgtcttacaggtaagaacaatgccaaaggaaaagacagggaaaaagcatgatatgggatactcttgcttttaaccctgatgatatgagatattcttgctctagtatagcttgtttgcaaaggtattattggggggaaagaaagctgaatatttcgaaaggcttcgttgggagtgccctctcagatatgaggaagggttgagcattttgcaggtctacctgtctgttggggatggaggtcgacatatataggagtctccctaacaacaagtagtaatgctattcctttaccctgcttggtcatagcacggtagtgggagctgccagcttcacatgttttaactctgtcagagcactttgaaaaagtggtccggctcttgaagttgggaaagtggtgcctcttcggttttcgaacaagcaatcctatcggggatctggctctcgagattcggagaacgatgcatcttcgatttttgagaaagcaatcatgctgggggtctggctctcgagattcggagagcggtgtctcttcgatttttgaaaaagtaatcatgttgggagtctggctctcgagattcggagggcggtgcctcttcgattttggagcaagcaatcttgttgggagtgttttctcggatgtgagtaaaggttgggcatgtttgctagtctgccttgccacgaagcacagaggtttacacacagggac harbors:
- the LOC126618733 gene encoding phloretin 4'-O-glucosyltransferase-like, translating into MVQHRFLLVTYPAQGQINPSLQLVKRLINTTGAHVTYVTSLSARHCLDNGSIPDGLTYALFSDGYDDGFKPGDSIDNYLSKLRRRGAQAITDLVVSSANEGHPYTCLVYASFLPWVAEVAHELHLPNVLFWIQPATVFDIHYYYFNGYKDLILDNTNSGTNNVPCSIELPGLPLALTSRDLPSFMVDTNLYNFVLSLFQEQMDLLERETNQTILVNTFDALEPEALEAIDKYNLIGVGPLIPSAFWDSKDPLDKSFGGDLFQKSKDSSYLEWLNMKPEGSVIYVSFGSICVLEKDQTEEIAKGLLDCGRPFLWVIRDQVNKKGEDNEAKEEEEMLSCREELEELGRIVPWCGQVEVLSSPSLGCFVTHCGWNSSLESLVSGVPMVAFPRWMDQGTNAKLIEDSWKTGVRVTPNEEGTVMGEELKRCLELVMESGEIGEEMRRNAKKWKDLAREAVSEGGSSEKNLKAFLDQIY